A window of Kineococcus sp. NBC_00420 genomic DNA:
AGCGACTGCAACTGCGGCAGTCGAAGGGCGGAGAGGCTGCCGGTACGGCGCGCAGGCGCGTCGGCGGTCGCGCCGTCGGTGGCAGCGATGTCTGTGGTGTCGGTCACGAAGGTCCTTCCCCCTCGTCGGAGCGACTGACCTGCAGAGCCGGCCGAACCGGGTCCGGGGTGTCGCGATGACTGCCCGATCGGGCAGGAATGGGAATCCACGGTCGCGCGGAGGGGCGCACATCAGACGTGGAGACGCGCTCGAGAGCAGGGAGGAGATGAAACTGCAGACGACCCGACAACGAGGTGCGAAGTGGGTACGACTCCAGTGCCCTGCCCGTGAGTGCTGTCCACGACTCTAACACCGTGGGGCCGCCGGACGTTCCACGTCCCCCGTTCGGACGCGTCGGCGGGTCGCGCGCACGAAGCGAGCCGGCGCCTGCACCCGTTGTCCCGCAGCGCGTCTCAGTCTTCGCGCCACTGCACGCCGCACTGGTGCACGGGGCGGTCGTGCACGTCCCAGCCTCCCCGCGACGCCGCGATGCGCTCGACGTCGGCCACCCGGTCGGCCGTCGTCAACGTCAACGCGCTGGGTCCGGCCCCGGAGACGACGGCCGCCAGTCCCTCGGCGCGCAGGGTGGCGAGGAGCTCGGCGGTGCGCGGCATCGCGGGTGCGCGCTGCGCCTGGTGCAGGCGTTCCTCGGTCGCGTCGAAGAGCAGCGACGGGTCCGAGGTCAGGGCGTGCACCAGCAACCCCGCACGACCCGCGGTCAGCGCGGCGTCGGCGTGCGGCACCGTCGCGGGCAGCAGCGCCCGGGCCCGCGACGTCGCGAGCTCCTCGGCGGGCACGCAGACCACGGCCCGCACGTCGGGGTGCACGGGCAGGCGGACCGAGGAGACGGCGTCCGGGTGCGTCGGGTCCTCACCCCGCGTCCAGGCGATGGTGAACCCGCCGTGCACGGCGGGAGCGGCGTTGTCGGGGTGTCCCTCGCGGCGCGTCGACTCGGTCAGCAACCGCTGCCGGGTCTGGACGTCGCTCTCCTGCACGACCCCGGCGGCGCGCAGCAGGGCGCGGGCCGCGGCGAGGCCGGCGACGATCGCCGAGGCCGACGAGCCCAGACCCCGACCGTGCGGGATCACGTTGCGGCAGAGCAGGTCCAGTCCGGGAGCGGAGAAGCCGGCGGCGGCCAGCTCCTCGAGCAGGACCCGCGCCACCAGGTGCCGGCCGTCGGTGGGCAGGGCCTCGGCGCCCTGCCCCTCGACGCGCACCCGGACCCCGGGGGACCCCACCTCGGCGCGCACCTCGTCGCACAGGTCCAGGGCCAGGCCGAACGCGTCGAAGCCGGGGCCCAGGTTCGCGCTGGTGGCCGGGACCTCGACGAGGACGGCCGTCCCCACCGGCAACGGGGTGAGCGCACGCGTCCGGGTGGGGACGGACACCCGCCGGGAGGTCGACACCCGCGCGCTCAGACGTCCAGGCCCATGGCCCGGGCGATGGTGACGGCGTCCGGCTGCACCCGGACCGGCTGCACGGCGTGCCGCTTGCCGTCGGCACCCTCGCCGGCGAGCTCGAGGGCCCACTGGGGGTCCTTCAGGCCGTGCCCGGTGACGGTGATCACGATGGTCTGGTCCGGCTCGACCTCGCCGGCCTCGATCGCGGCGAGCAGGCCGGCGACACCGGCGGCGGACGCCGGCTCGACGAACACGCCTTCGCGGGCCGAGAGCCAGCGGTGCGCGGCGAGGATCTGGTCGTCGGTGACGGCGCCGATGCGCCCGCCGGAGCTGTCGCGGGCGGTGGTCGCCCCCGTCCAGGACGCGGGGTGACCGATGCGGATCGCGGTCGCGATCGTCTCGGGCTCGTCGACGGGGTGACCGTTGACGATCGGCGCGGCGCCGGCGGCCTGGAAGCCCCACATCTTCGGGGTCTTCGTGGCGATGCCGTCGGCGGCGTACTCGGTGTAGCCCTTCCAGTACGCCGTGATGTTGCCGGCGTTGCCGACGGGCAGCACGTGGATGTCCGGGGCGTCACCCAGGACGTCGACGACCTCGAAGGCGCCGGTCTTCTGCCCCTCGATGCGGTACGGGTTGACCGAGTTCACCAGCTCGACGGGGTAGGCCTCGGCGAGCTTGCGGGCCTGGGTCAGGCACTCGTCGAAGTTGCCGTCCACCTGCAGCAGGGTCGCTCCGTGGGCCACGGCCTGC
This region includes:
- the thrC gene encoding threonine synthase; the encoded protein is MAHVWRGLIEEYRDRLPVTDSTPVVTLGEGGTPLVQALVLSEKAKGRVYLKVEGCNPTGSFKDRGMTMAMTRAKELGAEVVVCASTGNTSASAAAYAVAAGIRCAVLVPDGKIALGKLSQAVAHGATLLQVDGNFDECLTQARKLAEAYPVELVNSVNPYRIEGQKTGAFEVVDVLGDAPDIHVLPVGNAGNITAYWKGYTEYAADGIATKTPKMWGFQAAGAAPIVNGHPVDEPETIATAIRIGHPASWTGATTARDSSGGRIGAVTDDQILAAHRWLSAREGVFVEPASAAGVAGLLAAIEAGEVEPDQTIVITVTGHGLKDPQWALELAGEGADGKRHAVQPVRVQPDAVTIARAMGLDV
- the thrB gene encoding homoserine kinase, with protein sequence MSVPTRTRALTPLPVGTAVLVEVPATSANLGPGFDAFGLALDLCDEVRAEVGSPGVRVRVEGQGAEALPTDGRHLVARVLLEELAAAGFSAPGLDLLCRNVIPHGRGLGSSASAIVAGLAAARALLRAAGVVQESDVQTRQRLLTESTRREGHPDNAAPAVHGGFTIAWTRGEDPTHPDAVSSVRLPVHPDVRAVVCVPAEELATSRARALLPATVPHADAALTAGRAGLLVHALTSDPSLLFDATEERLHQAQRAPAMPRTAELLATLRAEGLAAVVSGAGPSALTLTTADRVADVERIAASRGGWDVHDRPVHQCGVQWRED